A genomic segment from Actinoplanes sichuanensis encodes:
- a CDS encoding sensor histidine kinase, translating into MPAAGRWTNWWRRRQPEPVEPIEPAEVPEEPTPPEDPWRPVAGEFALRLLTLTWEAVHHIGEAEFREQDSERRKVLFRIDHSVTRVRRLAENLRVLTGEPLDDPDQQVTSLQDVTHAAGAAVENYERLHFGPIADLAVAAVAADDVIRILTELIDNADRYSPPTEPVTIAAHLTGDGDVVIRVEDSGIGVNPAHLPWIERLLDSPDGPPTDELRPAHLGLSVAGVLTHRHRSLRVRLVPRQPRGTVAMLLIGADLLCETPRVAEPEPPQPAVEAVPEQRRPIAGNEVTMVLPMQKQAMPRRVPASVRGTDPPPPPVTTQVHQTTWHDDAADFNAGVDAARAKVPHRNERPPKAEGPR; encoded by the coding sequence ATGCCTGCGGCAGGCCGCTGGACGAACTGGTGGCGCAGGCGGCAGCCCGAACCGGTCGAGCCCATCGAGCCCGCCGAGGTGCCGGAGGAGCCGACCCCACCGGAGGATCCGTGGCGGCCGGTCGCCGGCGAGTTCGCCCTCCGGCTACTCACCCTCACCTGGGAAGCGGTCCACCACATCGGTGAGGCCGAGTTCCGCGAGCAGGACAGCGAGCGTCGCAAGGTCCTGTTCCGCATCGACCACTCGGTCACCCGGGTCCGCCGCCTCGCCGAGAACCTGCGAGTGCTCACCGGCGAACCGCTCGACGACCCGGACCAGCAGGTCACCTCACTGCAGGACGTCACGCACGCGGCCGGCGCCGCCGTCGAGAACTACGAGCGGCTGCATTTCGGCCCGATCGCCGACCTCGCGGTCGCCGCGGTCGCCGCCGACGACGTGATCCGCATCCTGACCGAGCTGATCGACAACGCCGACCGGTATTCACCGCCGACCGAGCCGGTGACCATCGCCGCACACCTCACCGGCGACGGCGACGTGGTGATCCGGGTCGAGGACAGCGGCATCGGCGTCAACCCGGCCCACCTGCCGTGGATCGAACGGCTCCTGGACAGCCCGGACGGTCCGCCCACCGACGAGCTGCGGCCCGCCCACCTCGGCCTGTCGGTGGCCGGGGTGCTCACCCACCGGCATCGATCGCTGCGCGTACGCCTGGTGCCCCGGCAGCCCCGCGGCACCGTCGCCATGCTGCTGATCGGCGCCGACCTGCTCTGCGAGACGCCACGGGTGGCCGAGCCGGAGCCTCCGCAACCGGCCGTCGAGGCGGTGCCCGAGCAGCGTCGGCCGATCGCCGGCAACGAGGTGACCATGGTGCTGCCGATGCAGAAGCAGGCCATGCCGCGCCGGGTGCCGGCCAGCGTCCGCGGCACCGACCCGCCGCCGCCCCCGGTCACCACCCAGGTACATCAGACCACCTGGCACGACGACGCCGCCGACTTCAACGCCGGTGTCGACGCCGCCCGTGCCAAGGTCCCGCACCGCAACGAGCGCCCCCCGAAAGCCGAAGGACCGCGATGA
- a CDS encoding roadblock/LC7 domain-containing protein, with protein MNDYHSTADGGQPDVTWLIDQLVREVPTITAVVLVSADGLQLASSGHLSREHAESVAALAAGFLGITGQLGGLLQLGAPENLSIRYPHGHLAFLRIDDPTGDFVAALLVAAQPQTQIGHLGYAMTTFSQSVGHALTPETRHALHQNTLPAPARR; from the coding sequence ATGAACGACTACCACTCCACCGCCGACGGCGGCCAGCCGGACGTCACCTGGCTGATCGACCAACTCGTCCGCGAGGTTCCGACGATCACCGCGGTCGTGCTGGTCTCCGCCGACGGGCTGCAACTGGCCTCCTCCGGGCACCTGAGCCGGGAGCACGCGGAGAGCGTCGCCGCGCTGGCCGCCGGGTTCCTCGGCATCACCGGCCAACTCGGTGGCCTGCTCCAGCTCGGCGCCCCGGAGAACCTGAGCATCCGCTACCCGCACGGCCACCTGGCCTTCCTGCGCATCGACGACCCGACGGGCGACTTCGTCGCGGCACTGCTGGTGGCGGCGCAACCCCAGACCCAGATCGGACACCTGGGGTACGCGATGACGACGTTCAGTCAGTCCGTCGGGCACGCCCTGACGCCGGAGACCCGGCACGCACTGCACCAGAACACGCTGCCCGCACCGGCACGCCGCTAG
- a CDS encoding DUF742 domain-containing protein, which yields MVRRPGLHWKVRPYMTARGRTGSRSPLLIHTLVSTGNRYDPVLAASLAPTSRTLYEHARRMCSVAELSANCGLPLGLTRLLISDLLKIGQLEVHDPRSSQDLALLERLRAGLARLT from the coding sequence ATGGTCCGAAGGCCGGGGCTGCACTGGAAGGTGCGCCCGTACATGACCGCCCGCGGGCGGACCGGCAGCCGCAGCCCGCTGCTGATCCACACCCTGGTCTCCACCGGCAACCGCTACGACCCGGTGCTCGCCGCCAGCCTCGCCCCCACCTCGCGGACCCTCTACGAGCACGCCCGGCGGATGTGCTCGGTGGCCGAGCTGTCGGCGAACTGCGGGCTACCCCTCGGCCTGACCCGCCTGCTGATCAGCGACCTGCTCAAGATCGGTCAGCTGGAGGTGCACGACCCCCGCTCCTCACAGGATCTAGCACTACTGGAGAGACTCCGTGCCGGCCTTGCCCGACTCACCTGA
- a CDS encoding GTP-binding protein — MSSQMTSAKNMTSAKIVVAGGFGVGKTTAVGAISEIPAIRTESWMTAAAAQIDRLDPGIDKVTTTVAMDFGRVTIDETLVLYLFGTPGQPRFWPMWDDLVRGAVGALVLVDTNNLANSFAAVNYFENDADVPWIVCVNLFHGVATHELSEVRDALALPAHVPLIAADIRDARKVARALLAVVDHAAKQAIG, encoded by the coding sequence ATGAGCAGCCAGATGACCTCGGCGAAGAACATGACCTCGGCGAAGATCGTCGTAGCGGGTGGTTTCGGGGTGGGCAAGACCACCGCGGTCGGCGCCATCTCGGAGATCCCGGCGATCCGCACCGAATCCTGGATGACCGCGGCCGCCGCCCAGATCGACCGTCTCGATCCGGGCATCGACAAGGTGACCACCACGGTGGCCATGGACTTCGGCCGGGTCACCATCGACGAGACCCTGGTGCTCTACCTGTTCGGTACGCCCGGCCAGCCCCGTTTCTGGCCGATGTGGGACGACCTGGTCCGGGGCGCGGTCGGCGCGCTGGTCCTGGTCGACACCAACAACCTGGCCAACTCGTTCGCCGCCGTCAACTACTTCGAGAACGACGCGGACGTACCGTGGATCGTCTGTGTGAATCTGTTCCATGGAGTTGCCACCCACGAGCTGTCCGAGGTGCGGGACGCGCTGGCGCTGCCCGCACACGTGCCGTTGATCGCCGCCGACATCCGTGACGCCCGCAAGGTCGCCCGAGCGTTGCTGGCCGTCGTGGACCACGCGGCGAAACAGGCCATCGGATAG
- a CDS encoding styrene monooxygenase/indole monooxygenase family protein — MRNILIVGAGQAGLQLALSLRAEGYEVTLMSARTPDEIRTGWVMSTQAMFDMALETERAYGLNHWEDETPPIHGLRPTLAAPPGQLALEIIAPLDKPAKSTDQRIKMARWLEDAQERGVDVIYNAVTTQDLDAITQLGRYDLTIVAAGKGDLVAMFDRDPNRSPYTEPQRGLAVAYVHGLEPDPKWPVPHVGFHAIPGMGELFVIPGLTHTGPCDILFWEAVPGGPLDRWAGHTGRMVPEQHLELTLGLIREYLPWVAERAGNVQLTDAKGTLHGRYTPTVRRPVAHLPGGGKVLGLADVVIANDPITGQGSNTAAKAADHYLKAILARGDQPFDEQWMTDTFEGFWTAHGQAVTGWTNAMLQPLPPHVQQLLGAASQNERIARRFAAGFVDPNDFLNWFVDPEKATAYLAEVS, encoded by the coding sequence TTGCGCAACATTCTCATCGTGGGGGCCGGCCAGGCCGGTCTCCAGCTCGCCCTGAGCCTGCGGGCCGAGGGCTACGAGGTCACCCTGATGTCGGCGCGCACCCCCGACGAGATCCGCACCGGCTGGGTCATGTCGACCCAGGCGATGTTCGACATGGCGTTGGAGACCGAGCGGGCGTACGGCCTGAACCACTGGGAGGACGAGACCCCGCCGATCCACGGCCTGCGGCCCACCCTCGCCGCCCCGCCCGGTCAACTCGCCCTGGAGATCATCGCGCCGCTGGACAAGCCGGCCAAGTCGACCGACCAGCGGATCAAGATGGCCCGCTGGCTGGAGGACGCCCAGGAGCGCGGCGTCGACGTCATCTACAACGCGGTCACCACCCAGGACCTGGACGCGATCACCCAGCTGGGCCGCTACGACCTGACGATCGTGGCGGCCGGCAAGGGCGATCTGGTGGCGATGTTCGACCGGGACCCGAACCGGTCGCCGTACACCGAACCGCAGCGGGGCCTGGCCGTGGCCTACGTGCACGGCCTCGAACCGGACCCGAAGTGGCCGGTGCCGCACGTCGGCTTCCACGCCATCCCCGGCATGGGTGAGCTGTTCGTCATCCCCGGCCTGACGCACACCGGTCCCTGCGACATCCTGTTCTGGGAGGCCGTACCCGGTGGTCCGCTGGACCGCTGGGCCGGGCACACCGGCCGGATGGTGCCCGAGCAGCACCTCGAACTCACCCTCGGCCTGATCCGCGAATACCTGCCGTGGGTGGCCGAGCGGGCCGGCAACGTACAGCTCACCGACGCCAAGGGCACCCTGCACGGCCGGTACACGCCGACCGTCCGCCGGCCGGTCGCGCACCTGCCGGGCGGAGGTAAGGTGCTCGGCCTGGCCGACGTGGTGATCGCCAACGACCCGATCACCGGCCAGGGCAGCAACACCGCGGCCAAGGCTGCCGACCACTACCTGAAGGCGATCCTGGCCCGCGGCGACCAGCCGTTCGACGAGCAGTGGATGACCGACACGTTCGAGGGCTTCTGGACCGCGCACGGCCAGGCGGTCACCGGCTGGACCAACGCCATGCTGCAGCCGCTCCCGCCGCACGTGCAGCAGCTGCTCGGCGCGGCCTCGCAGAACGAGCGGATCGCCCGCCGCTTCGCCGCGGGCTTCGTCGACCCCAACGATTTCCTCAACTGGTTCGTCGACCCGGAGAAGGCCACCGCCTATCTGGCCGAGGTGAGCTGA
- a CDS encoding GTPase domain-containing protein, with amino-acid sequence MTVVDIGAVRDWLSRLPGGSPAGEHADEWDAFTALDRPVVTLFGSYDTGKSSLLRRLLVDTGGDVPDWLTISARHETFAVNDVEIGGCVVRDTPGFVVGGSDIRAQNNSRRAMAAVGLTDVGIAVLTPQLVTAERDVLQSLFTQGWPTGTMWFVISRFDEAGVDPEYDPDQYRELSDRKVRELRELFGLDDGVPVFVVSQDPFQTAGPDTDLGPETWDAFRAWDGMGGLADALESVTPSPARRAAAGQRYWTAILDETVTELRSQLTDYTARAGEAAHGVARRDGWEKELDTLDQAARAGLDGLVDEVLRRAGEPGAGDPQGEIQHSLDEWFTRHQVRLERLRQSIRKTRERERARPSWTDFASLVTALESGEAPGPDRTGGGAAEHVEKVGTMLLGALKVASEAAGSASGRKTRIVKAAEGWGRHLGTAEAFLPLAVYLTDAVGGRLADRARANQDRAAAEQREKVAAEFTRRALETWQPYVDEVRDEIVAETGDQVDLDAGLRLLVEQLQAAVAEGEALRHG; translated from the coding sequence GTGACAGTGGTCGACATCGGCGCAGTGCGGGACTGGCTTTCGCGGCTGCCGGGCGGATCGCCGGCCGGGGAGCACGCCGACGAATGGGACGCCTTCACGGCGCTGGACCGGCCGGTGGTGACGCTGTTCGGTTCCTACGACACGGGTAAGAGCTCCCTGCTGCGCCGTCTGCTCGTCGACACCGGCGGTGACGTTCCCGACTGGCTCACGATCAGCGCACGTCACGAGACGTTCGCGGTCAACGACGTCGAGATCGGTGGGTGTGTCGTCCGGGACACGCCCGGGTTCGTGGTCGGCGGGTCCGACATCCGTGCACAGAACAACTCGCGCCGGGCGATGGCCGCGGTCGGACTCACCGACGTCGGTATCGCGGTGCTCACGCCGCAGTTGGTGACCGCCGAACGGGACGTCCTGCAGAGTCTGTTCACCCAGGGCTGGCCGACCGGGACGATGTGGTTCGTCATCTCCCGATTCGACGAGGCCGGTGTGGACCCGGAGTACGACCCCGACCAGTACCGGGAACTGAGCGACCGCAAGGTGCGTGAGCTGCGCGAGCTTTTCGGCCTGGACGACGGGGTGCCGGTGTTCGTCGTCTCCCAGGATCCGTTCCAGACGGCCGGGCCGGACACCGATCTCGGCCCGGAGACCTGGGATGCCTTCCGCGCCTGGGACGGCATGGGCGGCCTGGCCGACGCCCTGGAATCGGTGACTCCGTCGCCGGCCCGGCGGGCCGCGGCCGGGCAGCGGTACTGGACCGCGATCCTCGATGAGACCGTCACCGAGCTGCGCAGTCAGCTGACCGACTACACGGCGCGGGCCGGGGAGGCGGCCCACGGTGTCGCCCGTCGCGACGGGTGGGAGAAGGAGCTCGACACCCTCGATCAGGCCGCCCGGGCCGGGCTCGACGGTCTGGTCGACGAGGTGCTGCGGCGGGCCGGGGAGCCGGGCGCGGGCGACCCGCAAGGCGAGATCCAGCACAGCCTCGACGAGTGGTTCACCCGGCATCAGGTACGTCTGGAACGGCTGCGGCAGTCGATCCGCAAGACCCGGGAACGGGAGCGCGCTCGGCCGTCGTGGACCGACTTCGCGTCGCTGGTCACGGCACTGGAGTCCGGTGAGGCTCCGGGCCCGGACCGGACCGGCGGCGGTGCCGCGGAACATGTCGAGAAGGTCGGCACCATGCTGCTCGGCGCGTTGAAGGTGGCGAGCGAGGCGGCCGGGTCGGCCTCGGGCCGGAAGACCCGGATCGTGAAGGCCGCGGAGGGCTGGGGGCGGCATCTCGGCACGGCGGAGGCGTTCCTGCCACTGGCCGTCTACCTGACCGACGCGGTCGGCGGACGGCTGGCCGATCGTGCGCGGGCGAACCAGGACCGGGCGGCCGCCGAGCAGCGGGAGAAGGTCGCGGCCGAGTTCACCCGACGGGCCCTGGAGACCTGGCAGCCGTACGTCGACGAGGTGCGGGACGAGATCGTCGCGGAGACCGGCGACCAGGTCGACCTGGACGCCGGCCTGCGCCTGCTGGTCGAGCAGTTGCAGGCGGCGGTGGCCGAGGGCGAGGCGCTCCGGCACGGGTAG